One window of the Lactococcus lactis genome contains the following:
- a CDS encoding aspartate carbamoyltransferase catalytic subunit yields the protein MSVKNGLVQLENLTSMEKLSVDEVMGLIKRASAFKAGTAEFDLEKQTFASNLFFENSTRTHHSFHIAERKLGLDVLEFDAQASSISKGETLYDTVLTLDALGVDICVIRSGVEHYYEELVNSDNIHCAIVNGGDGSGQHPSQCLLDLMTIYEEFGKFEGLKIAISGDLTHSRVAKSNMMMLQKLGARLYFTGPAAWYSEEFDDYGHYANLDRILPELDVHMLLRVQHERHDSGESFSKEGYHNHFGLTEERAKMLKPTAIIMHPAPVNRDVEIADSLVENSQSRIVQQMSNGVYTRMAILEAILAGKKAK from the coding sequence ATGTCAGTAAAAAATGGATTAGTTCAACTCGAAAACCTCACAAGTATGGAAAAATTGAGTGTTGATGAAGTCATGGGACTTATCAAAAGAGCCTCAGCTTTCAAAGCAGGAACAGCAGAATTTGATTTAGAAAAACAAACTTTTGCTTCAAATCTTTTCTTTGAAAATTCTACAAGAACGCACCATAGTTTCCATATTGCTGAGCGTAAATTAGGCTTAGATGTTCTTGAATTTGATGCGCAAGCAAGCTCAATTAGTAAAGGAGAAACTCTTTACGATACCGTCTTAACACTTGATGCACTTGGCGTTGATATCTGTGTTATACGTTCAGGAGTAGAACATTACTATGAAGAATTAGTGAATTCAGATAATATTCATTGTGCGATTGTTAACGGTGGAGATGGTTCAGGGCAACATCCAAGTCAATGTTTACTTGACTTGATGACCATTTATGAAGAATTTGGCAAATTTGAAGGTTTAAAAATCGCAATTTCCGGAGATTTAACCCATTCACGTGTCGCCAAATCTAATATGATGATGCTCCAAAAATTAGGAGCTAGACTTTACTTTACAGGCCCAGCAGCATGGTATAGTGAAGAATTTGATGATTACGGTCATTATGCCAACCTAGACCGAATTTTGCCAGAACTTGACGTTCATATGCTCTTACGCGTTCAACACGAACGTCATGATAGTGGCGAAAGCTTTTCTAAAGAAGGCTACCATAATCATTTTGGACTGACAGAAGAACGAGCAAAAATGTTGAAACCAACAGCTATTATCATGCACCCAGCTCCAGTCAATCGGGATGTTGAAATTGCTGACAGCCTTGTGGAAAACTCACAAAGTCGGATTGTTCAACAAATGAGCAATGGTGTTTATACTCGAATGGCAATTCTTGAAGCAATTCTTGCTGGAAAAAAAGCTAAATAA